The genomic region gggCGTGGGGAGAATAACCCCATAcatcaggacaggctgggacgtgagcagctgaggagaaggaccTGGGCACTACGAGGGATGCCCTACAACCAGTAGCGTATGGTCTCTATGAACAAGGGCAGCTGCACGTGGGGCTGTGTTAGGAGGAGTGTGGGCCACCCAGACAACTTGAGTGATCATCCCCcttgactcagcactggtgtggctcCACACACATGGGTATGTCCCAGAGGGCGGCTCCCCAAATTGGAGAAGTCAGGAGGAACTAGAGACTGTCGAGTGCAGGTCTGCCAAGATGGGGTACGGGACCGGGTGAATATGATCTGTGTGGGgtggctgagggacctgggcagcatTGACCCAGTGACAGAGAGACTCAGAGCAGTATAGGATTAGCCTGAGACTGCTGGAAAGGTGGTTTCAGGGATGATGGAATCTTTTGTTCGTAGGGGGAAGCGGCATGAGGAAGAACTTATAGCACAAAGTGCAGCTGCAGAGGACCAGACTGGACAcgaggaaagagaaatgtcactcgaagggcagtgctgtggtgtAAGAAGTCACCCAGAGGGAGACTGGATCAACCCAAGGCTTTGTGTTGCAAGGGACAAcgaggaaggatggagagataTCAGTAAAGGAAGATGCTCAGGTGAGAGCCAGGTGGGGTAGCAGGGTGGATGTCTACAGCCTGCAGAGAAAGAGGTGCGGGTGTGGGAGACCACAGGACAGCCAATGGTGGAGatgagagagggatggagaaagtcGGAAAAGCCCCCAAGAGAgatcagctctttccctcctcggctgtggctgttgtctctgccactgacaCCCATGAGGAAGCACCTTGTCCTTACAGCACTCGGGGCTcattgcctccccttccccaacTGGGAGCCTGGGAGGTATCCTACCGtagtcctgccctgggcattGCCCATCCCCACACCACACcgccccaggaagagccctgagcaatgTGTGAGGGATCAGATctccttcccaggggctgggggtcagagCTTGGCCCTTTGCCTTTAGGTAACACATCCAGGGTTACTCAGAATCTCTTCCTTCACAttgcctttgcctacctgtcaTCACTGCCTGGAGTTTTCTGCTCTAAGCAGCCCCTGGGGGAGGCTTTGTCAGCAATGTCCCTCCGTGGGACCCATTAACACTGCAAGAAACAGTGGAGATTGCATCAGACACtgacttcttgagaggtttcttcaaCTCCCTCTCACTGTCTGAGGTTCATGGACTGGGCACCAAACCCACCTGAGGGGTCATTAATACACCTGgagctggtcctctgctgctgagctgtgccgggctcctgggacggagggagctcatggcaagcgggcagcactgccgagagacagctctgcccaggagcagctcctctgcagagcgcagcagggctgagggcactgcctgcaggcaccgaggggagaggatcaaggcagagagaggttaaaggcagtctggaGGGGGAGGATGCTGAGAGCGCATAGTAGGAGtaatcttcacagcccttgacacggtaagtctctgggtgTGGGGAAATTTAGGTATAGTTCACAAGAAGATCTCCTAATGCTGGCACATCAAACAAACTGTGAGACCTTTCAGGAAGAACTGCCACAGGTTCTCcagtgtagaggaggaggaggtgccccagagcagggcttccctggtgcaccatcagagggacagggcatgagggctgccttctgccagggacggctgcagggtgtgaaggtgggtgtgcagccaggggtgcccagggctgtccttccgagcagggtccctgcacccccggggctgggtgctggggcagggactctgccgcctgccagggtcagcactcagcctccccggggagctccccacggtgctgtggggagaagctgggggtggaaggagagaccagtgcaatggcagggtgcttctgctgttgagagggtgctgtgtgggtcagagctgctcacagctccacatcactcTCAGGATATTTGCAGAGGTTTTTTCTGAAGAGGGACGTAAAGGCAGCGTTTACCTGAAAGGGCAGGAGTCTGTGCTTTGACATTTCTCCTCTTGGTTGTTGGGTGGGTAGTGGGTGATGAAATTTATTTCTCCCTTCTGGAGAAGTCACAAACAACCCAGTTCTTGTAAGTGCTTCTCTGAGCAGCTCTTTTCTCcactgcacacacagagatgcccctgggcagtgcttTGATGCAGGAGGTGTctggagggcagagctgggtacacagcgggtgggatgggctctgtgagcactgccagggcggagaaaaggggagagagacTCAGCTCCCAGAagggagagctccaggcagggagagctcctGGCACCAGAGACATGGTCATTAAGAGACAGGGAGCTGCTACACAAAGTGCCGTATGATGAAGAATTTGAgcacctccctgccatcccctgcagtTCAGAGAACTTCCCCAGAGCAAGTCCCTGGTCTCCTCTGccacccagcacagcctcaTCCCCAGGGCCACAGGGTCCAGGGCATGAATCACCTCCTCGGCAGCTGGACCTCCAGTGTAGGACCAGTGCATGTGTCCTACAGTCGATACACAAGAAATATGCTAAAAACAGTGCCCTGCAGTGTTGCTGTCTGTGAGGTAGAGAGCACGGCTGGGTAAGGGGAAGGCTTCACTGCATGCTCATCTGCCTTTCTCTCCttacttcagtttttcagacCACAGACATATTCTGTATTTCTCCACCTGCCTGTGGTGCTCTCGCTCTCAGGACTTGGTCTGAGGGATGTGGGTCAGCTTCTGTTCTGACTCCATCTCCGGGGACGCTGCCCCATATGTGTCTTCATGGCAGCTAGGTGcctcagctgtgttttgaaCTGTGAGGCACCATGTCGTTCAGTTGGTGGGGTTGGGGAATGAGCTGACTCAGTCCTCATTCAGCTGAGGGAGGGGGATTTCTATGGGAAATGGCATAGGTTTTTCATCAGAGAAGTCCTTCTCAACTTGtcactgcctttttctccttgcacaGGTCCCCATgcctggaggaagaaaatgtccaacagcagctctatcacccagttcctcctcctggcattcacAGACAcgtgggagctgcagctcttgcacttctgcctcttcctgggcatctacctggctgccctcctgggcaatggcctcatcatcaccgccatagtctgcgaccaccacctccacagccccatgtacttcttcctcctcaacctctccctcctcgacctgggctccatctccaccactgtccccaaagccatggccaattccctctgggacaccagggccatttCCTATGCAGCATGTGCTgcccaagtgtttttgtttctcttcttcatgTCAGCAGAGTTTTATCTTCTCACCATCATGGCGTATGACCGCTATGTTGCCATCTGCcaacccctgcactacgggaccctcctgggcagcagagcttgtgtccacatggcagcagctgcctggggcagtgggttgctcaatgctgtgctgcaaacagccaatacattttcactaccaaTCTGCCAAGGCACTGTTCTAAAGCAGTTTTTCTGTGaagttccccagatcctcaaaCTCTCGTGCTCAGactcctacctcagggaagttgggcttatTGTGGTTAgcgcttgttttgcttttgggtgttttgtttttattgtgctgtcctatgtgcagatcttgagggccgtgctgaggatcccctctgagcagggacggcacaaagccttttccacgtgcctccctcacctagctgtggtctccctgttcctcagcaCCATCATGTTttcctacctgaagcccccctccatctcctccccatccctggacctggtgATGGCAGTTCTctactcggtggtgcctccagcagtgaaccccctcatctacagcatgaggaaccaggagctcaaggatgccatcaagaaatggttttcatggacatttttcaacagctgagACCTGCTGTCTCTCTTCACACATGATTCCCAGTGCATCCCGTAGCCTGTTAGAGCCTTGTTTATTCActctgttgctggttttgttgctgttatttctcCCTATCATTTTCCTGCATGACTGTTTGGATTTGTCCCACTACACCTGAGGCAGGAACGTGCTCTCTCTCACCTGGACACCTTAGAAAAGTTTCTGTAACATTGTCTCATGACTGACTCCCTCACACTATGTCTGTAATAAAACAGGATCTCCTCTGCACGCTGCCTGCACTGTTGGCTCTTCTTCCGAAGCTGCTGTCAAGCagaacaaaagccaaaaaaggCCCATTGATCCACGGATTTGGGAGCAAAAACCTCCTTGTCACATCATGCCCTCTTAGAGACCAAGGGATGGATTTTGAACtgatctctgtgtgtgtctagTGACAGTGGGGATGGTGAGTGTCACTGAGGGACATACCCAGGGCAGAGCCATCAGGGTGAGCATCTCCTGACTCGAGCAGGAGAGACGGACAAGACAATGGTcaagtctcttccaacctgagtTATTCTGTCATGCAGTGAGTCTTTCCTTTGGAGACAGAATAGGCAGAGAaaggataaaagacagagaggCAGAAGTAGAGAGATGAAATGTGCCAATATAAAGACAGTAGTTCTTCTGAGCAATGCTTCTCCAATTGTACAAAAGATaagagaatttattttgctaagGGGCTGCATAAAACCACTCACAGAGAGCAAGGGAGTGGAATCATCTTGCCAGTacctgcccttgctgctgttAAGAAAAAACTATGGAAAAAATCATGAAACTTCATGAAAAGCCAGCCATGCTGGAAAGGAACACTTTTCCAGCTATTACATTGAggtcttttctgcagagctgtcaaGTTTCTCCTAAAAATCTACATGCGGGGCTGGATTCAGTTACCCACACAGAGGTGGTCGCTGCCCTGTGGAGCTGAAGCACCCACGTGGGAAATGCATCCCACGACGTCTGGGAGCCCTTCTGGAGCCTGAGCTGGTAGGCAGGCAGAGTACCTCGGGGTGGTGGAAGACATCGCCTGCCTTCAGCGCCGCTGGGCAGCGCTGTGACGAGgcctctccagcacagcagcacgtTGTGTCCCCTTGGGTGCTGGCTGTGAGGTCAGGTCTGAGCAGCCAGCAGTGGGGAGACAGATACTCTGAGGTCTCAAAAGCCATTGCAATGCTGGACCCAACAAGATGACAGATTTGGGGAGGTCAGGGGGAGCTGGGACAAGAtttggaggagggcagagaggtTTGGCCAACAAAGATGAAAggttttgaagaggaaagatgCGTTTGGGTAATCCTGATGCCACTGTGATACTGACTCAGAAAACATTCACGTGAGGCCTTTACCCTCTTTCTAAGCAGTAACCTGAAGCCCTAACCCTACCCCAAAATGGCACCCTTCACCCTGACAGGAATCCACTGCTCTAATCCCTAACCTCAAACCTTACCTCTAAACCAAAGCCCCAAACCAGAAACTCCTCCTCCTACCCTGTTTCTCACTCCAATTCCCAGCCTTTATCCCTGCCATTAAATGCTAGCCTTGACCCtcaccctccccacagccctacACAAACCCTAATCCACAAAGCGAGCCCCTCCCCGGCACTAACTGGACACCCTCAGCAGAACACCAAACCCTCCCCAAAGCCCAACAGGGCCAAGGTCTTTGTCCTCTGGGCTATGGCAGTTGCCTCTGCTACTGACACCTACCAGGAGAAACCCGGAGGCTCTGGACTTTGGTTCTTCCTCGCCCCTTCTGGGGAGGTTGGGAAGTGTTGCGCTGTTTTTCTGCACTTGGCTTTGCTCATCCTcacatccccctgcccccaggaagagccctgagccaCACGTGAgggaccagctctgcctgcccagggcctggggctcagggtttggcctttctgcttcatctAACAATCCAAGGGCTTTCTCAGCATTACAGCcacctgcacagtgcctttgcctcccTGCAATCACAGCCTCCAGTTATCGGCTCTAACGAGTCCCTGGGGAGGCTCTGTCAGTAATGGCCCTCATTttctatatgtatatatattaacGCTTCAAGGTACttcagcttttgcttctgcctttgacttcttgagaggtttGATTCCTCTCATCATCAGAGATTCATGGACTACAGGCCCAAATACACCGTGGGGCTCATTAAAGTACAGAAAGCCCTAATGAGCTCTTTCCCTGCATGTATGTCactttcttcaagtcttcaagACTTGTAGAGCTAATTGGAATCATTTCATAGTGCAGTTaaagaggaagatttcaaagtgcccctaataaaaaatacattttttaaaatgttacattttattcctttaattttaaagaagagGTGACAGCAGCATTCTCCAGTTGATATTGACCCAGAGTGttggggaggaaaagcagtcccTTGAGGCCTGACACTGCACGGACACccttgctcctcacctccccagccccaccatttctgtccttggccacctgggacTTGCCTCACTTTGCCTTCCGTCAGACTTCTCGGGACTCTGGGAGCTGAATGTTACAGCGCCATTGCACCACCTCCCACCTGCTTTCCGTAGAGAACTGCCTGCACACCGGCACAGAGGGAATGTTCCTCTTtgcaagcaaagagaaggaaagcaaggaaaagtttCATAAACACTAAAACGCACTCCTCAGCCACACGTAAAGTACAAGCTAGGTCTCATGAGGCTGACTTTCTACAAGGGATAATCTCATGAGAAATGCTTTAGATAGGGAgatacaaaaaagtaaatatcaaCATAATTAAAGAGTTGGCTCTTAAAGAGAGACAATAAGACTACTGAAGGACAGGCCGGCTTTTAGtccctgaagctcaaagcagcagcGTAGGTGAGAGGTACCTGAATgaacaaagagaaagggaaggagaaaactggagaataaTGGAAAGGGCCTTTGCCCAGGCATTTGTCATCTGACACAACGGCTTTAGAAATGGTCTTTGTATCAGGTCAGGGGAAAATCTATGAAAgatcagagaaatgaaatacagtgtAGGACAGGCAGAAGAGTGGTCCTGAAGTTACAGGGGAAGGTCAACATTTCCTTGGAATATGCCTCTTGAAAGGTCATGGCAATGGTAGAGGTCTCTTGTGAGTGAGGAGAAAGCAATGGTGTGGAGGTTAATCTCAGAGACTTTGACGGAAATGCAAGCAGAGcgacgtgctgctgctgcagcgtTCATGGCTCCGTCTCCTGAGAAGGAAACCAGCCCTATAGGACTGTCTTGTGGTGCGCCGCCCACGGCACCCGccagccaaacccagctggacagATGTGGCCTCCGGCAGCGcggcggtgccggtgcgggtgtGGGGCCACCATGCCAGGCGTGCAGCGCGGCGGAGGCGGGAGTCCGGCACGGGCCCCCGCACGCCCCCCGtgccccggccctccccgctgGTGCGTGGCCCCACTATCCAGGGATGCACAATCAAACCCGCAGCACATCGATCCGCTGGCGCTCGCTGAACTGAGCGCGGTGGCTCGCCGGTGACcttggacttaaaaaaaaaagagaagaaaaaaaagaggaaaaaaatgaaaaaagaaaaaaagaaaagaaaaaaagggaaaaaagagaaaaaagaaaaaaaggaaaaaaaagaaaagaaaagggaaaaaagagaaaaaagaaaaaaaaaaaaaaagactgtcttTCGGTGAACCTCCAGGAATCGTTGCGCCGCAGCCCCGAGAAAAAACGGTGCCTGTAGCCCGAACAAAAGAAGAACCTGTTCCTTTAGGAGAAGCCGAaggttttcctcctcctcctgcaacTGAAGGGGGAGAAGAAACTGCGGAAGAGTTACAGCAGAATCCTATGGCTGAGTTAACTCTTAACCTCCTTTACCGCCATCCCCATCGCCATCGAGTACTGaaggtgggggtggggggctgaAAGATCATCAGTTTTGGGAACTAATTCAAAAGTTAGAAGTGTTGGAAGCTCGCTTAGATGCTCGATCTGTTAACCCTTCACCTGCTTATCGTCCTCCCATGCACGGGACCTCAGGAATAGATGGGCGTGGGGGAGATGAGAGGGGAGGAAACGGTTTTCAAAATAGATGGAAGGGAGTGATTAAGGAAGCAGTGGGATAAAGGGTGTTTTTAGAGGCTGCCGCCTATCCAGTTTTTACCACACCAGCGGGACAAGCAGCGTGGGAACCCTTAGATTGGAAGATATTAAAGGAGACTAAGCAAGCCGTTACCCAGTACGGGTTAACTTCTCCTTATACGAGAGCATTAATAGAACACCTGTTCACAGCAAATTTGTTAACTCCGTATGATAGCAAACAAATTGTTCAAATGTTGCTCGGTCCCTCACAAAGGCTTCAATTCTTTAGTACCTGGCAGCAATGATGTGAtcaggcagctgctgagccTCTCCCGCAAGGAGATCCCTTGCAAGGAGTACAAGCGCAAATGTTGATGGGCTCTGGTCCTTTTGTGCGTGCGGATTTCCAGGCTACTTTCACAGTACCTGTTTTACAGTTGAGCCAACAGCTAGTGCAAAAGGCTTTATTAGGCATTCGGGAAGAAAAAATCGGCACCAGCAAGTGGCGCAaagtggggagcggggagggggtgaaTATCTGTCTGCCGCAGCCTGGgcccggctgtgccgccgccaccgccgtGCGTGTGCCTGTGCTGTGTGCGCCcggcgcccccgcccccccgccccgattCTTTGTATGTAGTGGGTACTGTTTAAATGGATTGAGCGATCTATGTTACGTGAGGTGAAAAACACAATATTATATCAGTTGTTGttacagatgttgcatttgttaaatcagCGAACCAATCCTTATTTTATTACGCATATTCGCAGCCATCAGTTTGACTCTGGTCTGGCCATTGGCAATAACAGAGCAGATGACTTAGTTGCTGACGCTTGGGAAAATCGCCAAACTAACCTGTTTGAGCAAGCCCGGAATTCCCATGAATTTTTTCACCAATCGGCTAAAGTTTTAGCAAGACAATTtaatctttctatttctgatgcCCGTGGCATTGTGCAATCATGTCCGGACTGCCAAATTACAGGTCTGGGATTGGGTTTAGGAGTCAATCCTCGTGGATTGCATGCTTTACAATTGTGGCGGATGGACGTCACTCATATTCCTGAATTTGGGCGTCAAATATATGTTCATGTAAGCATTGACACATATTCTCTGGCTATGTGGGCAACGGCTCAGACAGGTGAAACAGC from Gavia stellata isolate bGavSte3 unplaced genomic scaffold, bGavSte3.hap2 HAP2_SCAFFOLD_42, whole genome shotgun sequence harbors:
- the LOC132321497 gene encoding olfactory receptor 14C36-like, coding for MSNSSSITQFLLLAFTDTWELQLLHFCLFLGIYLAALLGNGLIITAIVCDHHLHSPMYFFLLNLSLLDLGSISTTVPKAMANSLWDTRAISYAACAAQVFLFLFFMSAEFYLLTIMAYDRYVAICQPLHYGTLLGSRACVHMAAAAWGSGLLNAVLQTANTFSLPICQGTVLKQFFCEVPQILKLSCSDSYLREVGLIVVSACFAFGCFVFIVLSYVQILRAVLRIPSEQGRHKAFSTCLPHLAVVSLFLSTIMFSYLKPPSISSPSLDLVMAVLYSVVPPAVNPLIYSMRNQELKDAIKKWFSWTFFNS